The Thermococcus alcaliphilus sequence GCTCTTCAAGAGAAGAATTTTACGGTGGTTTACAACGAAACGGTAAAGGAGGTAGAGAGCAACGCCACGTTAGCCCTTCAAGCAAAAATAGAAGAGTTGCAAAGGGAAATTGAATATCTCAAAAGCCAGATGAGAGGAAATGTGAGCGAAGAAACCAATGTAACCGTGGCAATACTTCCCATTATGGGCCCAATTGATGAAACCACCGCTTTGGATGTAATTTCCAAAATTAGAGAGATAAGAAAAGATGACAACATCAAAGGGGTTGTTCTGTGGATTGAAAGTCCCGGAGGTTATGTAGGGCCGGTTATAACCATTTACAAAGAGCTGAAAAAACTATCGTATGAAAAGCCGATAGTTGCTTATACCGGAGGCATGGCTGCTTCAGGAGGTTATTTCCTTGCGTGTGCCGCTGATAAGATAATAGCCGATCCCCTTGCCGAGGTTGGGAGCATTGGCGTTCTTTACGTCCACTATAACCTGGAGCAAAACTACGCTCAAAACGGCATCAAGGTGAATGTGTTCAAGACGGGTAAATACAAAGACATGGGTGCGGAGTGGAGAGACCTCACGGATGAGGAAAGAGAGATGATAAAGA is a genomic window containing:
- the sppA gene encoding signal peptide peptidase SppA produces the protein MEREIWKYLSFILTLLLALATVAGVLLYTQNAELQRALQEKNFTVVYNETVKEVESNATLALQAKIEELQREIEYLKSQMRGNVSEETNVTVAILPIMGPIDETTALDVISKIREIRKDDNIKGVVLWIESPGGYVGPVITIYKELKKLSYEKPIVAYTGGMAASGGYFLACAADKIIADPLAEVGSIGVLYVHYNLEQNYAQNGIKVNVFKTGKYKDMGAEWRDLTDEEREMIKRTINTYFEYFLQVVSEGRKLDMNTTKKYGDGRVWFASDVKGTLIDDTGDLDYAIKILEGIIGVKSANVVLYDAQKTDFGIYESSSLYMPPNYIASYIRR